The Maniola jurtina chromosome 9, ilManJurt1.1, whole genome shotgun sequence genomic sequence CGCCAGCCTTAGGTGACGAAAACACGTTTTCTGGTAAAACATCCGATAGGAATGCATCTGCCATTTCGTTAGCAAGTTGTTGTTCCTCAGGTGCCCCGCCAGCCGCTGCTTCCCGCATTTCTTGAGCCATTTGAATCCtatatgaaaaattaaaaagattagCACAAAATATGGGACTAAAGCATATTAGTTAAACAAAATTAACTTCAATGTATTGTATATCAACAATGAAgttttataatgaaaaatagaTGGGTCCTACAGTAATTGCAAAACAACTAGTCCAATATATTTTGCACAGCTCATAGACTAAGGATATAACACAAACCTGGCTAGATTTGTTTTTACACACACTTCGTGAGCACTTTGAATTCACAttagactacttgttttgcgcgtaTTATAAGAATTTTCATTAACCTTCTTTGCTTCTTCATTTCCTCTGTGTAGGCGTTGTGATCAGTTTCTAGTATAATTATTTGATTGTTCTCAGAGTTTATGATGAACTTTCGTGGTGTGTAGTCCAACGGTTGGTATGTTTGATTGAATACAGCACCAAGCTTCTCCAGAGCCAAAATCCTTAACGTGTTCGACGAGATTGCTACAATACCCTCAGTACACTGTTCTGGAATAAAATTTTTGCTTAAAATACAAacaatccacactaatattataaaaatgaaagtgTGGTATTTTTAGTGAAAcgtaaaataaatcattttgaaggcattacataataattaataataatctgtcAGACATATTTCGGGACCTCGAAAGAATGCGTTTCTCTCGCCCCGCGTCGCAAGTCACCCTATTCTTGTGCGACTCGGCGAGTTAGTACTTCTTTAATGCAGCGAGATTGGGGTAAGTGCGACGGGGTGCGGGAGAAATTGCATTCTTTTGAAGTACAGACATAATATTTCCGATGGGTTTTCAGAGTTTTTGTACCTTAAGGTTTCTTAATCCCCACACAAGGAAAAAAGAAATTTCAAGAATATTCAACATGATATTTtatagaaaagaatagaaattatttatatGCATAATGTGTTTAAAAGATGATATTATGAAGTTTGTCCACAGCATGGTTTTACCACCTTCATGACCTAAGCGGCTCCAGTTTGGCTATGGAATATGCCGAGTGCCGTACTCGACCGCAAGCGGGAGCACGACATGCTCTGCGACGTTGTGGGCTCATCACTGCATGGGGCAGCTACGCGCCACTATCAACCCAGCGCAGCCCGAAAGCCACGCTACGTTAACACGTCGGGTTTTATGAGACTAAGTTTAAGTTGAGTAACAGGCACAAGTTACGTATCAATCTAGCTAGGTTGCAACATTGTGGACTGCTTTGTGAAAGAAATGTATGGAGAGCATACTATTTGTGGTGAGAGGATTGTCATGTATTGTGGCTAGTCTACCTTAACAATTTAACATGCTTTAAGCCTCGACAAAGTGAGACTATAGCAATACAATGTCAACACTGAACAGTTGAACAAAACTGTTGGCAGGTCTGTACTGCTTAGTAAACACCTTTATTCCTTTTATCAACATCTAGCCACTGCAATAGATCACTTGCCATTGCATGTTGCATTTGTCCATTTAATAAGCAAAATAATAGAAAATGCTCGCTACTAATTTATCACTAACGTGCGTAAAATGCACTGTATGAATCGGGATTTTATTCCACTTACCAGAACTGAAACCGGCTGCATATTCCAGACATTCGTAAGAAAGTGGCGTTAGATGAAACCGATTCTGATACTGGTAACCCAACCATGTCCTCGATGACACAGCTAATACTGCTTCGGCCGATTGTACTCTCACTTTAAATAGCTTAACTGGACGAGATCCCAAgtacctttaaaaaaaagagttaacTATTTTATGCACTGAAGAATGGTATTAAATATACACTCTCATTTATAAGGGATTTCTCAGATCtggttaattattaaacatcaATATATTTCAGATGTAATATGGAGCGTTAAGTTTTTCATCAttttttatatctatactaataaataaaattggagtgtctgtctgtaatttcgaaataactacctcatattaagctcatatggttatttgaacgataccataactgaatcacacgtttttaaaatttttgtctgtctgtctgtctgtctgtttgaaaaggctaatctttggaacggctgaaccgattttgacgggactttcacaggcaagtagaggattgaccagggcgtaaaataggctacttttttaaccgacttttaaaaagggagttgtgtttttctacctatgtacaccgaaatctccgagatttctgaaccgatttgcgtcatttcttttttaatcgatagaggaactttgcgacattgtttcataaaaaatttggagtccaactcctcaatcctgatgctgcaggggatctgaccaatccacgcgggcgaagctgcgggcatcagctagtttttaataaatgcATATTTCATTAAATACAAGACTTTAAAATCAGGCCGTGTAAGTTTAATTCTGAAGTGCACAATTCTCTTAAATAAACTGCAGAATGCAGATCTAAaactaatgctatccttttctgcagggaACATTGTGAGAGAGATAGCATTAAGAGCTCTCAATGTAAGAGATTGTGTACTACAGAATCTTCACATTATGGATATTTACCTGGTCCTCGTGTCTGCTAAATCTCCACTAACAGAATCTAGAGTGGTTCTTAAAAGTACTCCATTGTTTAGACCTATATTTAGATGTAAGGCGGATTTGGCGCCAGATTCGAATGGTTGATCAACTATACACAAAGACTCAGGACTGGCGGGAAGTGCCTGCATCGAACGTGGCGCTAAACAATCCTAGAAGAAATAATAACTTGTTAGAATTACGAATaaaattagattattatttcTATGATATAACAACAGTTATAAGAATCAGAAGTTTTAGAATAACGCATTTTGGGTTTTTGTAATCACAAAATTCATTGGTGTCCTTGTTTCATCATGTAAATTAcaaatgtataaaattaatacatacATGGGGACATTTTCAACCACAGCCTATGTGCGTTTTACGCACACACGTTGATTCTTCATTTATGTAGGACAACTATTGTAACTAATTATGCTATGTCTTGTACTCTATCACTGGTTTGTAAAGCAGATTCTATtcagagccagcaagaaactcagcatttacttttttcaaaaaaaaaaaaaaaaacgaaattttcTTGAAGTGTACATGAAAATGTCGCCATAATATGTACTCCAGACACTAAACTTTGACCATAGATAAAAGTAACTTACTGCTGGATCCAGTGAAATTATCCGAACAGTGTTGTCTACAAGACCCACAGCTAAGAACCACGCGCGCTGCTCGCCCGTCGCCACGGACCCCAGCGCCATGCAGGACACGTCAGACGATAGCTTCTTCCTTTCCGTGTACTCGTTCAACTGACCAGTCTAAAAATAACTTCAAATATAACAAGTGATCTATAGCTCTTTAAAGagataataactaataaaatagcattccgaaccagtggtaaattatttgatgatttaaaagcacttgtaaaagttcatttgaataaaaatctattctattcattgTTTCTCAACCTTGTTAGTATTACGTTATAGCGTGTCCAAAATAAGTAGTCTAATCTGAAATTTCAACATGGTGATTTGTGCTTGTATTTGATTAGATGTGTTAAATATGCAAGCTCAACTGAGATCTGGTTTTGTATAATGCGGATGCTTCGTGTTTAGATTTGACTGCTCGTTTGGCGCACACTGTACACAAATGAAATGTACCTATACAATCAATAAGAACTCGTATAGATACAAAACTTTTATACCAATTTTATTTGGTAATTTTAGTAGCATTTAccattattttaaacaaaaagaaATGTATTGTAATGAATTAATGATCCAGGAGGTCATTATACAGCTGAAAGTCAACCATATTGTTAGTTTGAGTATAGTATGTTTGTCCATGGCATGGTTTTGCCACCTTCAAAGTCTGAATGACTCCAGTTTGGCTATGGAATATGCCAAGTGCCGTACTCGACCGCAAGCGGGAGCACGACATGCTCTGCGACGTTGTGGGCTCATCACTGCATGGGGCAGCTACTGCCCACTCTCACGAGACACTGCCCGAAAGCTGCGTCTCGCAAACACGTCGGTAATAAGAcattactaaaatatattacgaaataagaaaaatatatgaaaaattaGGTATgaattaatatcaaaatattaacattgcAAGGAAGATGTATCCCAGTTTTGACGATGTGAGGTTTCTACCATATTAAAGTAGagtaaaaattaagattttttttaacaaaactgAGTTACCATTGTTCCTTGCAAGTGTATTATTGCCTCTATGACAAATACTTACAGGATCCATTTCGAAGTATACCAGTTCACCGCCAGTGAGTGCAATAACAACTTGTCTTTGGTTCACTGCACATTTGACTATGGACTTTTTTCCAGGAGCTTTCCATTCATTTACCCTTTTGTCGGCGCGAATATGCCTTATCCCATCTGGGTATACTTGTACTAGGGCATCGCTGCCGAGCGCGTGACAACTCAACGTAGGCGTCGTTCCGAGAAACCCAGAGTCCGTCACTTCCTCTACGGTCTCCCCAATAGAGAGCACAAGGGTGGCGTTAACGAACGACACTATGATGTAAGAGTCAAACTCGTCTGCAACCAAGAGAAAGAACACAGATAGAATCCATTACACAGGGTCGAAGTTTCGCTATTAAGCAGTGTTTTCTTCAGTCGCCTCCAGTAAAACAGTACTCTGATGCCTACCTGTTCACTGAAGACCTTCTGTTTGTTCATCGCCCGAAAGAGGATTCTGAAACGAAAAACCACTGGTGTTTATGTATGACAAACAACCAGGGTTTTATTAGTAACTTGTTGATAAAGGAGGAGCTTTCATAAGTGGTTATTTGTAACGTCACGGTATTTCAGTAACACGGACCAATGATTATAATCATCAAGCTCCTTGATTATCTATGATTTGAAACAGGTATTTTGGATTTACTCATAAAACATAATCCTTGTGTCTTCATCTCTGTGGAGTAAGggtaaaaatcccataggacttctttaattttccaaaatagaTCTCTATGCAAAAACCTGCGTCGTTCCAGTaaggcgtgattgaaggacaaaccaacaaacactcaGATTTATATTAATAGgatgaaattatttttctaacTAGCTTTCAGGattgtttaaaatatataacaacCATATCTGTGTACTAGCTAGATGTCCATTTCAAACAAGAATATTGTTGTTGATGGCAATGTCATATTTGGTTTGATAGCTTTATGACCACAATTTATGCTGTTTCATTTGGTTTCCCTGTCTATACATATTGTATATATTGTATTTGTACAATATCCTCCAGAATTTATCTTTAACTAAGTATTCTCTTTTCCTTTACATAATACAAGTAGACTCACCATCTTTGTGTCGCCTAACAGTCCACACAGCGTTAGGCGACCCGGGCAGTTCTGAAACGGCCATTTCTGCTACTTCCAGACCATGTCTCAAGGCCCTTAATGATGACCTAGGTCCTCTCCCACAGGCTAGGTATACTTGCGGAGTGTCTTCACCAGTCAAATCAGCCACGTGGCAAGCTAAAACAAAGAGACTGGTATTAATGTACTGAAGTAACATGGTATTGCGAAGATATTTCTGAAGGACTATCTCAGATCTGGTTAATGAATCGTCAATGTAATTCAGATGAAACACGGATAAGTCTCACATCATTGAaagttgaaataatattattttggttaTATTATGCTATGAAATaagttaatttataatattaggtaggtttaCTTAGAACTACATAATTAAATTGTGggcaaaaataatataatttacagcTTATAGTACTCATTGTTAATGTAGGACCCACAAGAAATTTCAGAATCAGTTTATTAGTTTTGGAGATTACCCCTACACACAAACAATCTAATCTATctaaataattacctaatattGGTGAAAGTGAATCCAATTCATCAACCAGCACTAAATTTCTCAGCGGGCGTGGAGCAAAGAAGAATGTATCGCCCTCTTCCAGTGGCATGGCTGAGCTGAACTCTGGCTCATCATCTTCATCACCCAAGTGAGCAATTTGATACAAGTAACTGCAATGAAGATGGTCACATTAGAACTCAATAATTGAAGTTTGAAGGTAAAGCCATGAATACCTAACACTACATTGGAACAATTTGCAATAATCATGACTGACACAATGCAGTTTCAGCGAGAATGAGTCAGAGTTGTGATTATCACATGTCATAGGCTAGCTGTCACAAGTTTTGTGCTAGCTCCCTGATATTAAACTATTAAGACTATTGAATTGAATGCAATAATTTCTGGTCTCGAGGGAGGCTATGGCCGGCTAGTTACCACTTGTCAGGCAAAGCCGTGGCGCCGAGCGAATTAGCGTTCCAGTATGATGCTGTGTAAAAATTTGATTACCGCTGGTGCTTGGTGGGATTAAGAATTAATATAAGTTCAAAAGAAGTTTTGTTCATCTCATATCAGTGTGCACTCTCCTCATAAAAAAGGGAGGACCTTGGTTCAGAGATGTCTTTTCTAGCATGAAATAATAGTAGTGCAATTGACTGAATATATCAATCACACAAGGCTTACATGCATATAAAAGAATTCACATTAATTGAAATGAAAGGTCATCTTAAACCAATAATTATTGGTAGTCATTTGATgataaaagcacttgtaaaagtctatttgaataaaataaaaaaatcgtcaTTCATCAACTCCAaccctggccaagtgcagattgactGACTTCACAGTTTTGCAAaaatcatggagaactctcaggcatgtttcctcacgatgttttctttcaccgttaatgcaagtgatatttaattgcttaaaccaCACAACTCTTAACAGATTATATACagaatattctattctaaattgactaaatttgcaatttttttatagacAAACTTGATATACTTACTGGTTGCCAAACTCGCAAGCTACAAACAGGAAGCCAGTTTTCAAAACACACATTGCAGTGGCAACGGGTACAGTGTCAAAATATTTGAGCTTGATTTCAGTGACCATGTCTTCATCAGTCTCAATTGTTATCTTGAATATGTCTCCCTGTTCTGTTTGGGCCAAGAAGAAGAACATTGACTTTGTCTTGTGTGTTGCAGAACAGACAAAGATCATGCCTCTTTCAGGGTCGTCCAAGTCATTCCGCCTCCTAGGTATGGGGCAACGGATATCATGCTGGTCCCCCAAATTTTTGTATGTGAGGTAGTTCTCAGAACAGATAAGTACCCCCGAAGGTCCATCGTTACCTCCAGGGACTGTTATTAGGAAGTTGGCGTGTTCCTCGAGAGGTTCAGAATACTTTCTGACCACATGGTTGAGACCCAAATCTAATTCATAAAAAGTTAAGGTCTGTTGTGTCTTTTGAGCAGCTTCACCTGTAAGAATTTTGAGTCTTAGATTTTGCTAGAGCAAGTggaagtaattttttatttatttaaatttatcatTTGCAAGGAGGATTTAACCTCACAGTCAATCAGAGACCTCAACCTCAGAATAATCATATAAGTTTTACAGGTTAAATATATTAAAGATTTGAAAAgcaaggatattttggaagatTTAATGTACCAGTTTACTAATGATGGCTTTTGTTAATGTACCTGTTcattttatgtaaatacaagTAGTTACATAAACAAACATCTAAAGTGAGGAAAATTAAAACTAACACATTTTGGATGCATTTGTAGAGCTCATCTTTTCACttttgtgtattttattttattattatatgcaATCCTAGAAgagctaaaataaaaaatgctaaaaaatgAATGTATCACCTGTAGGATCAGCATCAGCTTCTTCATAGTCAATCTCCAAACATGCAAACATGGGGTTCTCAAAGCCGACATCCACTCCAACCATGTGGTAAACCAAAGTGTTAGACTTGTGTGCCTCTAGCGGAGAGGAAATTGTTAATCTTGCTTCGGCATCTCTGTTCAAAATGTACACCAATTTCTGCTTCTCAATGGCACCTGAAGTAATTAATGTTTCTATAAACTAACAGAATAAAGACACAGAAGCAAtcaaattgtattattattagatcAGAACTGCAGGGTGTTCAACAGACAATTCAGTTTTATGTGTATTTTtgtcatcatttttttttttaatttatctagcACTTGGTTACAATTAGACCTGCcggcaaatgatgatgcagcctaagatgggtGCGCACTtccctagaaggtgcctattatattatacaagtagTAAGTTCCTATTGTAGAATAAATAAAACGAGAATACATAAtcagaaataattattatgaataacaaaaatatttacagaaaCTTACCAATCATAACAGCTCTGCCTTTAGGATCTATAGCTAAGTACTGTCCTGGCACTATTCTACGACAGCCAGACTTGCCAAATGTTTCTTGATGAACTTTTTCTAGGATATTCTTGGCTGGAATGTACTCCAATATAACAATGCGACCAGAATCAGACCCGACCACTAAATAATCTGCAACAAAGGATTAAACAATGTAAAATTGCAAAAATTAGAATTTCTCCCATGAATACATATAGAGCTGTAGTTCTTGTTAACTATTTAACTTCAAATACTTTTAGTTTGTCAATATGTATGATTCTTTGTAACCTATGCATTGTACATCTTTCATCTGATTGAAATTAAACTTAGTTGTTGATTACACTTGCATGAAGGACATAGCATCATAACATACAATAGATGACACCCAAGTCGCAATGCAAAACAACTGCTAGCCTTCCACCaaataactgactgactgactgatttagcAACATACAGGTTAAACTGCTGGTCTACAAACtggagattttgcatgtaggctTACCATAGATGCCCCCCTAAGAAAGCATGTATTGATGTTCTATCCGAGCTAGTTATTATGTaggaactaggtaggtataggttaaTTTCAAAATGTACCATCAACGAACATCTCGGCAACTATTACAATTGCAAAGGGCGACGTGATGGATACAATCTATGCACCTAGTTATACCATACACCTTCATCAAAAGGGTATGGAGCAAGACAATGCAATATTTACTACAAGTCTTAGACTATCTactaaatgaaaatttaatCTACAGAGAAATGTGCTTGGTTAGGTTAACTAAAAAGTAGTTGGCACTAGTGTGGGGTCAATGACCACGTGGTGGAAAACGTTGTCAATTACCTTTTGTGCCGCCTGTAAGACGAAATGACATCATCGATCGGATAATGCcgaatatttcaattttcatcaGCGTGTGAACTTTGCCAGTGTTGGGATCTGGTCGAAGCAGCTCTAATGTTTTGCCACGTGATATTATAATCTCCTGCTGCTTCGTGCCGGAGAAATTACCGTGAACGGCGTGTGTGATGGCCGTAGACCCTTGCAGTGTTAGGTTATACAAATACATCTTGTATCGGCCTTATCCACTCTGAAACAATGGAAGTATATTTTaagaatacttacctaatatgaTCCCGTGTAGAATTTATACACTACGAGCAGATTTGCGTGTTAAGCTCGTAACTGACGAAAGCAGAATTGATTTGTGCTTTCGAATGGGTGAGCTTATTTCATATAGCACTAACGAAACGACCACGAATGATATGAAAATCCTACCGTGGAGATACCttatagtgcaaaataaatACGGAAAAGTCAACCACAACACAAAATATAGCCTCTAAATACTCACTTGTACAGAATAAGTAACCGATTGCCGCAATGCGGCTGGATATTTTCCTTCTCGGCTCGTTGAGGAACGCCGGCTTCTTGAGACAGCCGCAAAATGGCGGAAGGAAGCAGGTTCCGAAGCGACGCCCATTTCACGAATAGGAATGCACCAATTGAAATAACCAATCATGAAAGAGGATTTTTTGACATGGCGTCGATATATATACGCATAGTGTTgccatttattataattattaaattagctATTCCCCAGTAGATGGCGTTCATTTTATCAACTATGCAACAATAGATGGCTCTGTCTGAAAATATTGCAGTAACATTGTAAGGCGACATCTAGTGATGATTTTGTACAAGATTACAAGTGGCCGATAGGTGGCGTTTGTAGACATTTCCAGAACttatatatttaattgtttatttcATGCCGATAGATGGCGACTCTGATACTTTTAGTATATAATTATGggcattttcatttttaaatgtgACACGGGTTTTGAATTTGatcgaattttaaaaaatgttcattaCTGTAGCCAAAACTGTAtagtaactaataatattatgactcaTCCACACTCGCGATTATATTTTTCCGATAGATGTTTTCAAACCTGAAGCCCAAAAAAATCTTACTTTCTAACAACTAATGTtgcaatatacatatttattggctaaaatatccaactcgcacttgacgggtttttaaattgaaacatcaaagagttccacgagattcttaaaaacctaattgataataagtaattattaattaattaatgaattggttttactataaataaaagaaatctgGTTTACTTTGCTTATTTTATAGGGACTAGCGAGCTAGGTAACTTTGCGGGGCTTACCTACCATCAAAACAATAGAGCAAAAACAGTAAGTTTTTAGAACCAGTCACATACATGTAAACATTATAAAtagataagtataaataattatttaggtaagtatgtacctacctactgtaaggttttttattattctcaGTAAGCAACCTTGGCATTAACCGAGCGAACACCTGAAGCTTTTGGTAGGATTTAGCTTCGTATTTGTCCGTGTATTGTAAGGGCCGCTCCATTGTGGTTGTTTTAATTCTATTTTGTGACTGCGGGCCGCGACGCCATCACAATGTATCGTTCGTGGCCGCACCTGAGTATTTGGTCCCATTTCACTTTGAGACGCCGCGCGTTCTTTATTGGATCATCAGTCTACAAGAGACTGAATGTATATTTGAGTTTCGTTATACCACTGTTTAAGTTGACTCTTGCATGtagtatattttaaattaactatTCTATACCAACAATACCTATATACCTTTTTTCCGCAaggaaaatccatcatggataccaccggccacggggaaGCGCGGTGGTTGTCGGACTCCTACCAACTACCGACTAAGAACCTCACGAAGTTTCATctcaccgctgacgacggagcacgaAAGGAATCGGAAATTCTTTCAGCCATCATCGGTTACTCCGCCAGACCCACTGACTAATAATTTTTAGTGGACTTCAAaagaggaggaggttctcaattcgtcgggatctttttttttggaTAGACCTATCTAAAATTACTCTTGTAAAAGTACTTGAACAGGTAGGTACAGGCTACGTACTTTACCTGCCAATAAGCCCATAAAGATACctttttaaaacaaacaataaatctACTTATATTTAAGTGGTACTTTAGAAATTACAATAGCTAAGTGTCTGGAAAGAAAGAGCTAAGTATTTCAGTATAATCGTGTAAGCTACCTGACGCTTATGAATCACGATGTCTTGAATCCCTCGGTCGCCCGGACGCGAACGGCAGCGCAGCCGAGCGGCCGAGAGGCGACGACCCTGCAGCGTGCACGTGTGCTACCTTGAAAACGGGTAAAATCTCCACATCAGTTGAGAGCCGGAACTACCTAACTTACGTGTCATTTTGTATGCAGTTTTTATTcgagaataaaataataaaaataatattataaataggtataatgaaTCGAGGAGGAAATCAAACATACACTTGTAACTaagtaagtttttatatttgttattcaacattttttaatttttttttaatttaatgtacctacttgttatatTAGTAAACTCACCATCCTCATATAAACTTTTTACAGTTTACAATGGATTGCCatctgtatttttaatttaatgtagtGTTAATAATGTTGTAAAcaatagaaaagaaaaaaaaagccggttaagtgcgagtcagactcgcgcatcgagggttccgtgctcaggtagttttccgacattttgcccgataattcaaaaactattatgcttaaaaataaataaaaatctgttttagaatgtacaagtaaagccctttcatatgataccccactttagtatagttatcttactttgaaaattaaaacacattttaatatttttttctgtgatgtagccacaaattcacggttttcagatttaatcctgtactcgtgctataagacctacctacctgccaaatttcatgattctaggtcaacggaaagtacgctataggtttcttgacagacagaaggacaacaaagtgatcctataagggttccgtttttccttttgaggtacggaaccctaaaaataataataattaaactttcaTCGCGCTGTTAACAAAAAATGGTTTGTACTGTTAATCCTTCAAAGAGTATCTTGCAGTTGTATATTTTATCGACGATGAATAATTTAATGGTGCGATAGTGCAACTTAGAATActatatatctacttactacTCATAGATTACTGTGGCTGATACCTACCAAATAAAtctgtagatattatattttctgtgGATTACGACCCTTAAATCAGACTTCAATGACATCAAAATATcaaatacaaattcaaataTTATGGTTGGTACCTATTCGTCTCGGTTATTCAGATTTGtatgttaattatttatatcttcTCGACCCCTGAGTGAGCTTAAGGTACTTCAATTAAAGCTTAGAGTTTAGA encodes the following:
- the LOC123868511 gene encoding splicing factor 3B subunit 3 isoform X1; translated protein: MYLYNLTLQGSTAITHAVHGNFSGTKQQEIIISRGKTLELLRPDPNTGKVHTLMKIEIFGIIRSMMSFRLTGGTKDYLVVGSDSGRIVILEYIPAKNILEKVHQETFGKSGCRRIVPGQYLAIDPKGRAVMIGAIEKQKLVYILNRDAEARLTISSPLEAHKSNTLVYHMVGVDVGFENPMFACLEIDYEEADADPTGEAAQKTQQTLTFYELDLGLNHVVRKYSEPLEEHANFLITVPGGNDGPSGVLICSENYLTYKNLGDQHDIRCPIPRRRNDLDDPERGMIFVCSATHKTKSMFFFLAQTEQGDIFKITIETDEDMVTEIKLKYFDTVPVATAMCVLKTGFLFVACEFGNHYLYQIAHLGDEDDEPEFSSAMPLEEGDTFFFAPRPLRNLVLVDELDSLSPILACHVADLTGEDTPQVYLACGRGPRSSLRALRHGLEVAEMAVSELPGSPNAVWTVRRHKDDEFDSYIIVSFVNATLVLSIGETVEEVTDSGFLGTTPTLSCHALGSDALVQVYPDGIRHIRADKRVNEWKAPGKKSIVKCAVNQRQVVIALTGGELVYFEMDPTGQLNEYTERKKLSSDVSCMALGSVATGEQRAWFLAVGLVDNTVRIISLDPADCLAPRSMQALPASPESLCIVDQPFESGAKSALHLNIGLNNGVLLRTTLDSVSGDLADTRTRYLGSRPVKLFKVRVQSAEAVLAVSSRTWLGYQYQNRFHLTPLSYECLEYAAGFSSEQCTEGIVAISSNTLRILALEKLGAVFNQTYQPLDYTPRKFIINSENNQIIILETDHNAYTEEMKKQRRIQMAQEMREAAAGGAPEEQQLANEMADAFLSDVLPENVFSSPKAGAGMWASQIRVVDMTTGGSPTTVALLPLEQNEAAVSLCALRWSAHAEHAALHLVVGVAKDCILSPRSCTEGSLHVYKIYNTGKLELVHKTPVDEYPGALAAFNGKLLVGVGRMLRLYDIGRRKLLRKCENRHIPNLIADIKTVRQRIYVADVQESIFCVKYKKRENQLIIFADDTNPRWITNTCILDYDTVAMSDKFGNIAIMRLPQTVTDDVDEDPTGNKALWDRGLLNGASQKGDVVVNFHIGETVTSLQRATLIPGGSEALLYATISGSLGVLLPFTSREDHDFFQHLEMHMRSENSPLCGRDHLSFRSYYYPVKNVIDGDLCEQFNSLEPAKQKAIAGDLERTPAEVSKKLEDIRTRYAF
- the LOC123868511 gene encoding splicing factor 3B subunit 3 isoform X2, whose translation is MYLYNLTLQGSTAITHAVHGNFSGTKQQEIIISRGKTLELLRPDPNTGKVHTLMKIEIFGIIRSMMSFRLTGGTKDYLVVGSDSGRIVILEYIPAKNILEKVHQETFGKSGCRRIVPGQYLAIDPKGRAVMIGAIEKQKLVYILNRDAEARLTISSPLEAHKSNTLVYHMVGVDVGFENPMFACLEIDYEEADADPTGEAAQKTQQTLTFYELDLGLNHVVRKYSEPLEEHANFLITVPGGNDGPSGVLICSENYLTYKNLGDQHDIRCPIPRRRNDLDDPERGMIFVCSATHKTKSMFFFLAQTEQGDIFKITIETDEDMVTEIKLKYFDTVPVATAMCVLKTGFLFVACEFGNHYLYQIAHLGDEDDEPEFSSAMPLEEGDTFFFAPRPLRNLVLVDELDSLSPILACHVADLTGEDTPQVYLACGRGPRSSLRALRHGLEVAEMAVSELPGSPNAVWTVRRHKDDEFDSYIIVSFVNATLVLSIGETVEEVTDSGFLGTTPTLSCHALGSDALVQVYPDGIRHIRADKRVNEWKAPGKKSIVKCAVNQRQVVIALTGGELVYFEMDPTGQLNEYTERKKLSSDVSCMALGSVATGEQRAWFLAVGLVDNTVRIISLDPADCLAPRSMQALPASPESLCIVDQPFESGAKSALHLNIGLNNGVLLRTTLDSVSGDLADTRTRYLGSRPVKLFKVRVQSAEAVLAVSSRTWLGYQYQNRFHLTPLSYECLEYAAGFSSVY
- the LOC123868511 gene encoding splicing factor 3B subunit 3 isoform X3 is translated as MYLYNLTLQGSTAITHAVHGNFSGTKQQEIIISRGKTLELLRPDPNTGKVHTLMKIEIFGIIRSMMSFRLTGGTKDYLVVGSDSGRIVILEYIPAKNILEKVHQETFGKSGCRRIVPGQYLAIDPKGRAVMIGAIEKQKLVYILNRDAEARLTISSPLEAHKSNTLVYHMVGVDVGFENPMFACLEIDYEEADADPTGEAAQKTQQTLTFYELDLGLNHVVRKYSEPLEEHANFLITVPGGNDGPSGVLICSENYLTYKNLGDQHDIRCPIPRRRNDLDDPERGMIFVCSATHKTKSMFFFLAQTEQGDIFKITIETDEDMVTEIKLKYFDTVPVATAMCVLKTGFLFVACEFGNHYLYQIAHLGDEDDEPEFSSAMPLEEGDTFFFAPRPLRNLVLVDELDSLSPILACHVADLTGEDTPQVYLACGRGPRSSLRALRHGLEVAEMAVSELPGSPNAVWTVRRHKDESSFGR